The following proteins are co-located in the Acidobacteriota bacterium genome:
- a CDS encoding prevent-host-death protein, with product MKSRIITQRELRNQSAAVLREVEAGRTIVVTRNGTPV from the coding sequence ATGAAGAGTCGAATAATCACCCAGCGGGAGCTTCGCAATCAGTCGGCCGCCGTACTTCGCGAGGTGGAGGCGGGACGAACGATTGTCGTGACCCGCAACGGTACGCCGGTC